A region of Balaenoptera acutorostrata unplaced genomic scaffold, mBalAcu1.1 scaffold_774, whole genome shotgun sequence DNA encodes the following proteins:
- the LOC103019157 gene encoding neuroligin-2-like has protein sequence MSPELRAGTRQAWELGGAASGLTVSLSPISRPTHPPPPHADIRGSGKKPVMLFLHGGSYMEGTGNMFDGSVLAAYGNVIVATLNYRLGVLGFLSTGDQAAKGNYGLLDQIQALRWLSENIAHFGGDPERITIFGSGAGASCVNLLILSHHSEGLFQKAIARSGTAISSWSVNYQPLKYTRLLAAKVGCDREDSAEAVECLHRKPSRELVDQDVQPARYHIAFGPVVDGDVVPDDPEILMQQGEFLNYDMLIGVNQGEGLKFVEDSAESEDGVSASAFDFTVSNFVDNLYGYPEGKDVLRETIKFMYTDWADRDNGEMRRKTLLALFTDHQWVAPAVATAQLHADYQSPVYFYTFYHHCQAEGRPEWADAAHGDELPYVFGVPMVGATDLFPCNFSKNDVMLSAVVMTYWTNFAKTGDPNQPVPQDTKFIHTKPNRFEEVVWSKFNSKEKQYLHIGLKPRVRDNYRANKVAFWLELVPHLHNLHTELFTTTTRLPPYATRWPPRPPPGAPGTRRLPPPATLPPEPEPEPGPRAYDRFPGDSRDYSTELSVTVAVGASLLFLNILAFAALYYKRDRRQELRCRRLSPPGGSGSGVPGVGPLLPAAGRELPPEEELVSLQLKRGGGVGADPAEALRPACPPDYTLALRRAPDDVPLLAPGALTLLPSGLGPPPPPPPPSLHPFGPFPPPPATVTSHNNTLPHPHSTTRV, from the exons ATGTCCCCTGAGCTCCGGGCTGGAACTCGGCAGGCCTGGGAGCTGGGCGGTGCTGCTTCTGGTCTGACTGTGTCCTTGTCCCCCATCTCCCGGCCCAcccacccgccccctccccacgcaGATATCCGGGGCTCCGGGAAGAAGCCGGTGATGCTGTTTCTGCATGGCGGCTCCTACATGGAGGGCACCGGGAACATGTTCGATGGCTCTGTCCTGGCCGCCTACGGCAACGTCATTGTAGCCACACTCAACTACCGGCTTGGGGTGCTCG GTTTTCTCAGCACTGGGGACCAGGCTGCAAAAGGCAACTATGGGCTCCTGGACCAGATCCAGGCCCTGCGCTGGCTCAGTGAGAACATTGCCCACTTTGGGGGCGACCCCGAGCGCATCACCATCTTCGGATCTGGGGCAGGGGCCTCCTGTGTCAACCTTCTGATCCTCTCCCACCATTCAGAAG GGCTGTTCCAGAAGGCCATCGCCCGGAGTGGCACTGCCATTTCTAGCTGGTCTGTCAACTACCAGCCGCTCAAGTACACGCGGCTGCTGGCGGCCAAGGTGGGCTGTGACCGGGAGGACAGCGCCGAGGCCGTGGAGTGTCTGCACCGGAAGCCTTCTCGGGAGCTGGTGGACCAGGACGTGCAGCCTGCCCG ctaCCATATCGCCTTTGGGCCCGTGGTGGACGGTGACGTAGTCCCCGATGACCCTGAGATCCTCATGCAGCAGGGAGAATTCCTCAACTACGACATGCTCATCGGTGTCAACCAGGGAGAGGGCCTCAAGTTCGTGGAAGACTCAGCAGAGAGCGAGGACGGCGTGTCCGCCAGCGCCTTCGACTTCACTGTCTCCAACTTTGTGGACAACCTGTATGGCTACCCAGAGGGCAAGGATGTGCTGCGGGAGACCATCAAGTTTATGTACACAGACTGGGCCGACAGGGACAATGGCGAGATGCGGCGCAAGACCCTGCTGGCGCTCTTTACCGACCACCAGTGGGTGGCACCGGCTGTGGCCACCGCCCAGTTGCACGCTGACTACCAGTCCCCTGTCTACTTTTACACCTTCTACCACCACTGCCAGGCTGAGGGCCGGCCCGAATGGGCAGACGCAGCGCACGGGGACGAGCTACCCTACgtctttggtgtgcccatggtgGGCGCCACCGACCTCTTCCCCTGCAACTTCTCCAAGAATGATGTCATGCTCAGTGCCGTGGTCATGACCTACTGGACCAACTTCGCCAAGACTGG CGACCCCAACCAGCCGGTGCCACAGGACACCAAGTTCATCCACACCAAGCCCAACCGCTTCGAGGAGGTGGTGTGGAGCAAGTTCAACAGCAAGGAGAAGCAGTACCTGCACATCGGCTTGAAGCCGCGCGTGCGCGACAACTACCGCGCCAACAAGGTGGCCTTCTGGCTGGAGCTCGTGCCGCACCTGCACAACCTGCACACGGAGCTCTTCACCACCACCACGCGCCTCCCTCCCTACGCCACGCGCTGGCCGCCGCGCCCGCCCCCTGGTGCCCCAGGCACTCGCCGCCTGCCGCCTCCGGCCACCCTGCCGCCCGAGCCGGAGCCTGAGCCGGGCCCCCGGGCCTACGACCGCTTCCCCGGGGACTCCCGAGACTACTCCACGGAGCTCAGCGTCACCGTGGCCGTGGgcgcctccctcctcttcctcaacatcctcgCCTTCGCCGCCCTCTACTACAAGCGGGACCGGCGGCAAGAGCTGCGGTGCAGGCGGCTCAGCCCCCCCGGCGGCTCAGGCTCTGGCGTGCCCGGTGTGGGCCCCCTGCTCCCTGCGGCCGGCCGTGAGCTGCCACCCGAGGAGGAGCTGGTGTCGCTGCAGCTGAAGCGGGGTGGGGGTGTCGGGGCGGACCCTGCGGAGGCCCTGCGCCCCGCCTGTCCGCCTGACTACACCCTGGCCCTGCGCCGGGCGCCGGACGATGTGCCTCTCTTGGCCCCCGGGGCCCTGACCCTGCTGCCCAGCGGCCTggggccaccccctcccccgccgcccccctccctccatccctttggGCCCTTCCCCCCGCCTCCCGCCACCGTTACCAGCCACAACAAcacactcccccatccccactccaccaCTCGGGTATAG
- the LOC130706836 gene encoding uncharacterized protein SPEM2-like: MENQLWYDNLGCCHQYQESTQNVEDFLLLLLGLVILVNIGINRAAMIWHGLQNALDKTIYWITQKNEISQACESSPKYPPAKARDVHIHCTLDPVEVKTARPTCYSSSSYHHLHNRSRSCSRRPCSHQRRPKNRRQFPYSRSVFHRLHRSHRMSQLRLMPSFDREDPDSYLEEEDDLSFPQPKYPRGCWGGLYQRMGLPSNVGLWGRQGGILASLPPPCLYLSPEPRRMPKRVEAKSELRLQSLGAPCSPSRIWGNVEADQWPSSPPPPRRLPPNPSWVPGGHSTYPSRGQLPYDCWNQRRRGLEGSEPPSALVPRGCRPEARQRNSPQAHRQSLPSCAHSQPNGSPHPSTEHLNYSRDPHEVRRRAAEWAEMPPVRRPLTTSASLTVLAEASYRRAPAPSSALLVRSSQPLPDVQATEHPPPRPTFMPLSRNPGGNANYQVYDSLELKRQVQESRARANSLPPSTSASRPSLHGSQTGKMN, from the exons ATGGAAAACCAGCTCTGGTATGACAACCTGGGGTGCTGCCATCAATACCAAGAAAGTACCCAGAATGTGGAGGACTTCCTACTCCTGCTGCTGGGCCTTGTCATTCTTGTCAACATTGGGATCAACAGGGCAGCTATG ATATGGCATGGGCTCCAGAATGCCTTAGACAAGACCATCTATTGGATTACTCAGAAAA ATGAAATCTCGCAGGCTTGTGAAAGTTCCCCCAAATATCCTCCAGCCAAGGCCCGAGACGTCCACATCCACTGCACCCTGGACCCTGTGGAAGTGAAAACGGCCCGGCCCACTTGCTACTCCTCGTCCTCCTACCATCATCTCCACAACCGTAGCCGCAGCTGCAGCCGCCGCCCCTGCAGCCACCAGCGGAGACCGAAGAACCGCAGACAATTCCCCTACAGCCGCTCAGTCTTCCATAGGCTGCATCGCAGCCACAGGATGTCACAGCTGCGGCTGATGCCCTCCTTTGATCGGGAGGACCCGGACTCCtacctggaggaggaggatgacCTTTCCTTCCCACAACCCAAGTACCCGCGGGGGTGCTGGGGAGGGCTCTACCAGCGGATGGGCCTGCCCTCCAACGTGGGCCTCTGGGGCCGCCAGGGTGGGATCCTGGCCAGCCTGCCACCACCCTGTCTCTACCTGTCGCCCGAGCCGCGCCGCATGCCCAAGCGTGTGGAGGCCAAGTCCGAGCTAAGGCTGCAGTCCCTCGGGGCCCCCTGCTCACCATCCCGCATCTGGGGCAACGTGGAGGCTGACCAGTGGCCCTCGTCTCCACCACCTCCCCGACGGCTGCCCCCTAACCCCTCGTGGGTCCCTGGGGGGCACAGCACTTACCCCTCAAGGGGCCAACTCCCGTATGACTGCTGGAATCAGCGGCGGCGTGGTCTGGAAGGCTCTGAGCCTCCATCCGCTCTGGTGCCTCGGGGCTGCCGGCCCGAAGCCCGGCAGCGCAACTCCCCCCAGGCCCACAGACAGAGCCTCCCCAGCTGTGCTCACAGCCAGCCCAACGGCAGCCCGCACCCCTCCACGGAACACTTGAACTACTCCCGGGATCCCCACGAGGTACGGCGCCGGGCGGCCGAATGGGCCGAGATGCCGCCCGTGCGGCGCCCTCTGACCACCTCTGCCTCCCTCACGGTGCTGGCCGAGGCCTCGTACCGGCGGGCCCCGGCTCCCAGCTCAGCCCTGCTCGTccgctcctcccagcccctgcccgacGTCCAGGCTACCGAGCACCCTCCGCCCCGGCCCACCTTCATGCCACTCAGCCGGAACCCGGGGGGCAATGCCAACTACCAGGTGTATGACAGCCTGGAGCTGAAGCGGCAAGTGCAGGAGAGCCGAGCGCGGGCCAACTCGCTGCCACCTTCCACCTCGGCCTCGAGGCCCTCTCTGCACGGGAGCCAGACCGGGAAAATGAACTGA
- the LOC103015685 gene encoding spermatid maturation protein 1, with amino-acid sequence MAMAEQPRPQWASCHSPSTNNCQDLGNSILLLLGLIICVHIGINTVTLVWRRLRGFLHHEFRVNCEKETSKLCSPGKQTQPPAVRLRCTMDPVKMAVPPPPTRCRRRRGSSACRAHRPTAWAPDTDSDDEKPPRQQTTICSHNWDCPRDWEGLQSTQGFWTPWAQDAVEPPTQTIRFQQTVEGRPLKRETQSELGLEAYVYPVNPPPHSPQALSHRNSGGGPQAEQEQCSPAQPPILGPAHVPDIPRRHSSGRVADNARDMRRQLRELIRELEALSHCYSPVSGSSTA; translated from the exons ATGGCCATGGCTGAGCAGCCCCGGCCCCAGTGGGCCTCGTGTCACAGCCCCAGCACCAACAACTGCCAGGACCTGGGCAACTCCATCCTGTTGCTACTGGGCCTCATCATCTGCGTTCACATTGGCATCAATACGGTGACACTG GTCTGGCGCAGACTCCGTGGCTTCTTACACCACGAGTTTCGTGTTAATTGTGAGAAAG AAACTTCTAAGTTATGCTCACCTGGGAAGCAGACCCAGCCCCCTGCAGTCCGCCTTCGGTGCACCATGGACCCTGTGAAAATGGCTGTGCCCCCCCCACCCACTCGCTGCCGTCGCCGTCGAGGCTCTTCAGCATGCCGCGCCCACCGCCCTACAGCCTGGGCCCCTGACACTGACAGCGATGATGAGAAGCCCCCACGTCAGCAGACAACAATCTGCTCCCACAACTGGGATTGCCCCAGGGACTGGGAAGGCCTTCAGTCCACCCAGGGGTTCTGGACTCCCTGGGCCCAGGATGCTGTGGAGCCGCCTACCCAGACCATCCGCTTCCAGCAAACTGTAGAGGGAAGGCCGCTCAAAAGAGAGACGCAGTCAGAGCTGGGCCTAGAGGCCTACGTGTACCCTGTGAACCCCCCGCCCCACAGCCCTCAGGCCCTGAGCCACAGGAACAGTGGAGGGGGGCCCCAGGCAGAACAGGAGCAGTGCTCGCCAGCCCAGCCACCCATCCTGGGCCCGGCCCACGTCCCAGACATCCCCCGGCGCCACTCCTCAGGGCGCGTAGCCGATAATGCCAGAGACATGAGGCGGCAGCTGCGGGAGCTGATCAGGGAGTTGGAGGCCCTGTCCCACTGTTACTCCCCGGTCTCTGGATCCAGCACGGCTTAG